The Oscillospiraceae bacterium genome contains a region encoding:
- a CDS encoding methyltransferase, translating to MLKMQTIDDAVNAFIVGDCKEVMERMPAESIDLVLTSPPYADKRDYGTKNASILPDEYVDWFMPKAQEIYRVLKPTGSFVLNISDKVVEGYQHLYAFELVLKLCKEVGFHLVRDYIWYNPATPPNVYSRGGYGRTKKSHEYCFWFSKGENWTFELDPIRKPYGKDMQKYLDGKGKGNRTENIRPSTHNFNCEKTWSDNGGSDPGSVIEIANTSSNDIFMKLCKEKGIAHPARFPEKLAEFFILSGSKEGDIILDPFSGSGTTATVAQKNNRKWIGIDANADYCELAQARIEAEAAAEGEEKND from the coding sequence ATGTTGAAGATGCAAACTATAGATGATGCAGTTAATGCATTTATCGTTGGAGACTGCAAAGAGGTAATGGAGAGAATGCCAGCAGAAAGTATAGACCTTGTGTTGACCTCACCACCTTATGCAGATAAACGTGATTATGGAACAAAAAACGCATCGATTTTACCAGATGAATATGTGGATTGGTTCATGCCAAAGGCACAAGAAATCTATCGAGTATTAAAACCTACAGGAAGTTTCGTGCTGAATATAAGCGATAAAGTTGTCGAGGGATATCAACATCTTTATGCGTTTGAATTGGTGCTGAAGCTCTGCAAGGAAGTTGGTTTTCATTTAGTCAGGGATTACATTTGGTACAATCCTGCTACACCACCAAATGTATATTCTCGCGGTGGATATGGCCGAACTAAAAAGTCGCATGAGTATTGTTTCTGGTTTTCCAAAGGTGAAAATTGGACTTTTGAATTAGATCCTATCCGCAAGCCCTACGGCAAGGATATGCAAAAGTACCTGGATGGGAAGGGCAAAGGAAACCGGACCGAAAATATCCGTCCAAGCACTCATAACTTTAATTGCGAGAAAACTTGGTCTGACAATGGTGGTTCCGATCCAGGATCAGTAATTGAGATTGCTAATACAAGTAGCAACGATATATTCATGAAATTATGCAAAGAAAAAGGCATTGCACACCCAGCAAGATTTCCAGAAAAACTGGCAGAATTTTTCATCCTTTCCGGTAGCAAAGAGGGAGATATAATACTCGATCCGTTTTCCGGTTCTGGAACAACAGCAACAGTTGCTCAAAAGAATAATCGCAAATGGATCGGGATTGATGCAAATGCCGATTATTGCGAACTGGCGCAGGCTCGAATAGAAGCCGAAGCAGCTGCCGAGGGAGAAGAAAAAAATGATTGA